The Fusibacter sp. A1 DNA segment TTTTGCTTCAAGTTGGGTGGTGCACCAGGAATCGCATATAGCTTATGTTCTTTCATATCGAGTTCGGGAACAATAATCGAGCCCATCAGTGCCTTAGCGTATGGATGTAGCGCATCAAAGACCACATCTTCACTGCTTCCCCGTTCTACAATCTGACCTGCATACATGATTGCGATCTTATCTGCAACATGATAAAGGAGTGGCAGTTCGTGGGTGATAAAGACAATGGATTCAACATACCCTTCGATCAACAGTCTTTTAATCAGTAGAATCACTTTCTTTTGACTTGTGACATCAAGGGCGGAAGTCGGTTCATCGGCAACTAAGACTTTGGGATTAAGTATAGTGGAAATCGCGATAACAGTACGTTGCTTCATACCGCCAGAGAGCTCATTGGGATAAGCGTTCAATACTTTAGGATCCAGTCCCAAAGCCTTAAAGCGTTCGGTCGCCAGTTCCATCATTTCAACTTTGGACATTTCCGGTTTGTGCTCTTTAAGTACATCCATCAAGAAAGACTTGATTTTCAATGTGGGATTTAAGGTATTCATCGCAGCCTGTGGAATATAGGCTATCTTCTTACCTAAGACTTCTTTTCGAAAAGTCTCTGGATCGATGGCAACGGCGTCTACCCCATCAATAATCAATTCGCCCGAAGTGTAATGCAAGGGCTTAAAAAAACAACCCATGAGGCAATTGGCCAG contains these protein-coding regions:
- a CDS encoding ABC transporter ATP-binding protein, with protein sequence MSEFTLQVKNLHARYHTRFGEDIYAVDGVSLNLLKGKVLGIAGESGCGKSTLANCLMGCFFKPLHYTSGELIIDGVDAVAIDPETFRKEVLGKKIAYIPQAAMNTLNPTLKIKSFLMDVLKEHKPEMSKVEMMELATERFKALGLDPKVLNAYPNELSGGMKQRTVIAISTILNPKVLVADEPTSALDVTSQKKVILLIKRLLIEGYVESIVFITHELPLLYHVADKIAIMYAGQIVERGSSEDVVFDALHPYAKALMGSIIVPELDMKEHKLYAIPGAPPNLKQKLTGCRFYDRCKERQSFCKETNPEIKTVEHREHRCLIV